A genome region from Apus apus isolate bApuApu2 chromosome 2, bApuApu2.pri.cur, whole genome shotgun sequence includes the following:
- the BTD gene encoding biotinidase — MARTMVDLCWKLSVCFFCYRVVSGRVQREGHYVAAVYEHESILSPNPTALVDRQSALELMGRNLDIYEQQVLAAARQGAQIIVFPEDGIHGFNFTRSSIYPYLDFVLHSHSEKWNPCREPYLFNDTEVLQRLSCMALKNKIFLVANLGTKQPCEHSDPHCPSDGRYQFNTNVAFSDEGVLVATYRKHNLYFEYAFDAPPEPDYTFFDTPFAGKFGMFTCFDILFFEPAVNLIRQYNLKQVVYPTAWMNQLPLLSAVEFQQAFATAFNVNILAANIHHPTLGMTGSGIYTPVESFIYHNMESYGGKLIVAEIPVISTDYKTKLESNGRFRENLHHLCKTSTSTSTDDQVCFKEGKEVPRRVSETEHLPPLFYAEMMYDNFTFVPVWGEKGELQVCANSLCCYLNYQRAVLTDELYALGVFDGLHTVHGTYYVQACALVKCGGLSFSTCGQEVTDATALIDFQLWGNMSTPYIFPLLLTSGITLDFADDMGWKNHHYFISKNRTSSGLLTAALYGRWYEKD; from the exons ATGGCACGCACCATGGTGGATCTGTGCTGGAAGCtgtctgtctgctttttttgctaTCGAGTTGTCTCAGGAAGAGTTCAGAGGGAAGGGCATTATGTTGCTGCCGTGTATGAACACGAGTCCATACTGAGTCCTAACCCCACAGCCCTGGTTGATCGACAGTCTGCACTGGAACTCATGGGCAGAAACCTGGACATTTATGAGCAGCAAGTACTGGCTGCTGCAAGACAG GGGGCACAGAtaattgtttttcctgaagatgGAATCCATGGCTTCAACTTCACTAGAAGCTCTATTTATCCTTACTTGGATTTTGTTCTGCATTCACACTCTGAGAAGTGGAATCCATGCAGAGAGCCGTATTTGTTCAATGACACAGAG GTTCTTCAGCGTCTGAGCTGCATGGcactgaagaacaaaatattcCTCGTGGCAAACTTAGGAACTAAGCAGCCCTGTGAGCACAGTGACCCTCACTGTCCATCTGATGGGAGATACCAGTTCAATACCAACGTGGCATTCAGTGATGAGGGGGTGCTGGTAGCCACGTATCGCAAACACAATCTGTACTTCGAATACGCTTTTGATGCCCCTCCAGAGCCTGACTATACATTCTTTGATACCCCTTTTGCTGGCAAGTTTGGCATGTTCACTTGCTTTGATATACTCTTTTTCGAGCCTGCAGTGAACCTCATCAGACAATACAATTTGAAACAAGTTGTGTATCCGACCGCCTGGATGAACCAGCTCCCACTCCTGTCTGCTGTAGAATTCCAACAAGCTTTTGCAACAGCTTTCAATGTCAATATTCTAGCAGCTAATATCCACCACCCTACCTTGGGCATGACAGGGAGTGGCATATACACGCCAGTCGAGTCCTTCATCTACCACAACATGGAGAGTTATGGTGGCAAGCTCATAGTAGCAGAAATACCTGTGATTTCCACTGATTACAAAACCAAGTTGGAGAGTAATGGAAGATTCAGAGAGAACTTACATCACTTATGCAAGACTTCCACAAGTACCTCAACAGATGATCAGGTTTGCTTTAAGGAGGGAAAAGAGGTACCCAGAAGAGTATCAGAAACTGAACACTTGCCTCCCCTTTTTTATGCAGAAATGATGTATGACAACTTTACCTTTGTTCCTgtatggggggaaaaaggagagCTCCAGGTTTGTGCCAACAGCCTCTGTTGTTACTTAAATTATCAGAGAGCTGTTTTAACTGATGAATTATATGCTTTGGGAGTTTTTGATGGGCTGCATACAGTGCATGGCACATACTATGTCCAGGCCTGTGCATTAGTGAAGTGTGGGGGTCTCAGCTTTAGCACTTGTGGACAGGAGGTTACAGATGCCACTGCTCTGATAGACTTCCAGCTATGGGGAAATATGAGTACCCCTTATATCTTTCCTTTACTGCTGACATCTGGTATTACCTTGGACTTTGCTGATGACATGGGCTGGAAAAACCACCACTATTTCATAAGCAAAAATAGAACATCTTCTGGCCTCCTGACAGCTGCTCTCTATGGACGATGGTACGAAAAGGACTAG